atcttcaaagagactcacgaggaagtcctcagctgactgtggatacagaagagcattagtccctcttaaagtgacagcactcccggtataatttactacacagctcgaaggactgatcagatttcacttttatgagctgttagctagagtgatggtgggggggggggggggggtctggcctctggaactcccacaatgcatcacaacccctatgcaaatgtcccgctagggcatatggatgtgttagagggggcgggggctgagtagtgaaccactgcaaagagcagctccctctctggttgacccatgtgttacatggacagtgcattgtatgagataCTGACCTCTTGTAGCGCCATAAGTGCGGTGCTTTGCCAGTAGTAAAACACGCCGCGGGAATACTTCAGGCAGATCTCTCTCACCTGCAAGAATAAAAGGGGAATATCACCGACAATAAAGAGGAGCAGCCGCAGAGGACACATCCACTCACCAGGCGGAAAAACTGGGTTTTCTGAATGAGCAGATTGGTTGATTTTTGGTACTTTCTTATTTCCATCAGCGCACGGGCTCCTGGGCGGTAACGTCTTCTTCGTTGCGTGCTCGGTCTGTGACTTGTTTCCCCTCTACCTGTAAGAAAGAAATCCATAATCACAGCTGAAAATGAATCTCCCGCTacatggaaattcactgtctggccggggtcacacgtagggtaaacacggcggattttctgcaacggatttcattgcggaaactccacagcgtaatacataagcagaagagtggaggagattcaaacaaatctcatccagacgcagcggaaaaaaaccgccaaacttacccagatctctctgctcctgcgttcaacccggcctccagggatgatgtctcatcccatatgactgctgcagaacatcagagggacacgtcaccatggctacgggtaagtatgggtttttttggtttttttctaccttctatggacattccagccgaaaaactgcagtttttcagccagaattaccTCCGGAGCCCAGGgccaatacgctgtgtacttttacgccgcgtatctgccctgtgtgaacatggcctattaccttaatgtcccccaaggaacatcaggtaaacagatttaaaacagaacatgctacctgcagccaccactagagggagctcattgtatatggttgtacattgaacttggtaacaaaacagtatgcagtgagctccctctagtggtggctgcagggagacaaAATTATACCATGTAACTGTCTACGCAGGAGATTTAGAGCTCCGTTTCAGAAAACTGTGCTCACACTGCTGTAAAActacattaagaaattaatcagcacagaatgttggacctaaaaaggaTATAAATGTGGACGTTCAAATTTTAGATACTCTTCTATGACTGATAATTTGGGGTCCATCAAGTCCCATTGAtacctgattaaaggggttgtaccacgaaaataatttttcacctatccacaagataggtgataaatgccggatcgctgcgggttgttaacaagagtgcgggtcccagagtggtggtcactcaagtcattctctatggcagtggtccccaacctattttgcaccgaggaccggtttgatgcaagaacatttttgcggggactggcgggggggggggggtggctggagaggttagggtcagttcacacattgcgtaaatacggcgtatacctgtattataatgcggaaaaatcggcagcataatacagtagcagcaaagtggatgagataaaacacgtctcatccacacgctgcataagcggagtagaaaaaaggctcagaaattgacgtcacaacatcgcgcctgcctgcgcggagccgctcacggcagagtgcataATTGGGCAAAGAGCAGTCAAACTTGACTATTTCCGTCGATCACATAGGGAATGAATAGAGCGGTCGGACTGCAGGTTGGAAATTCTTAGATccctcatttcataatatatcttcatgggtgtgagctgtgttctcagattcccttcccagggccatatagtaacgtgcttcctgcaaccaccactagggggagacaattgtgcacatgcatacagctcctgttgtgcctatacaaatcagtcctcagtttgctccccctagtggcggccttgTGCTACAGAAATTTCTGTATGTAACAGATTTTTACCTGCATAGAAACGAACCCTCTAAGATATAAAGCTGAGAAACGGACTACAAACTAGTATTACACGACCCGAGGTTATctggaattcatttttaaaataaaatatataatgagagtgataagatgatcaaggtgcaactttctcttacttggcggagattgaggaggagctgcaggtttcttctgcggctgtgccgacttcctgcgggacgagcttttctggggtggtttcatgatgatgtaaaacgctgctgagagtcatacaatcagttaagcggataagagacggtgacaattcagcagaatcacaggtgacgtaggataaacggagcggttttatactgactgatgccaccaatgcaagtgacaagaaagtgatgacattgacggtgaagatatgagattgccggatgtcagtaattaacgcacgctgcatcaatgaatacaatagatcctcgtggcatcaattaccagaacagcgacatcaatgatctatttaataatgcggcaacagaagagctacccgcagcagatcccgcaagcaatgggcagatgtttgcagacgtaatggagccgtcttttcaggcgtgattcgaggcgtaaaacgcctgaaaataggtcgtgtgcacataaccttacagagaatccgtaatccagacaaaggtgggaaatttaaaactggagcaaaggaaaagtggagcagtcgtcatggaaatgaaaggccgcagctggaggacgatgagctgcaacaatgcagtacaaatatacagaaataaaacatct
This genomic stretch from Rhinoderma darwinii isolate aRhiDar2 chromosome 4, aRhiDar2.hap1, whole genome shotgun sequence harbors:
- the LOC142759926 gene encoding histone H3-like centromeric protein A isoform X1, encoding MKPPQKSSSRRKSAQPQKKPAAPPQSPPSRGETSHRPSTQRRRRYRPGARALMEIRKYQKSTNLLIQKTQFFRLVREICLKYSRGVFYYWQSTALMALQESAEDFLVSLFEDSYLFSHQANRGTLFVKDMQLARRIRGIPYEL